From a region of the Kwoniella mangroviensis CBS 8507 chromosome 1 map unlocalized Ctg01, whole genome shotgun sequence genome:
- a CDS encoding ATP-dependent RNA helicase eIF4A has product MSDPKTETEGGLQMNGDLIESNWNQVVDNFDNMDLKGDLLRGVYAYGFERPSAIQQRAIMPIITGRDCIAQAQSGTGKTATFSISILQRIDTTVKKTQALILAPTRELAQQIQKVVIALGDYLNVDCHACVGGTAVREDMAKLAEGPHVVVGTPGRVFDMINRGALKSDAVKMFCLDEADEMLSTGFKDSIYDIFQLLPAETQVVLLSATMPPEVLDVTKKFMRDPIRILVKKDELTLEGIRQFYIAVEKEEWKLDTLCDLYETVTITQAVIFCSTRRKVDWLTQKLHEREFTVSAMHGDMDQAQREVIMKEFRSGSSRVLIATDLLARGIDVQQVSLVINYDLPASKENYIHRIGRGGRFGRKGVAINFVTQDDVKMLREIETYYNTQVDEMPLNVADLI; this is encoded by the exons ATGTCCGA CCCTAAAACCGAGACCGAAGGTGGTCTTCAAATGAACGGTGATCTCATCGAATCCAACTGGAACCAAGTTGTCGACAA cttcgacaacATGGACCTCAAAGGTGACCTCCTCCGAGGTGTTTACGCCTACGGTTTCGAGAGACCTTCCGCCATTCAACAAAGAGCTATCATGCCTATCATCACTGGCCGAGACTGTatcgctcaagctcaatcagGTACCGGTAAAACCGCtactttctccatctccattctTCAACGA ATTGACACCACCGTCAAGAAGACTCAAGCCTTGATCCTCGCTCCTACCCGAGAACTCGCCCAACAAATTCAAAAGGTCGTTATCGCTCTCGGTGATTACCTCAACGTAGACTGTCACGCCTGTGTCGGTGGGACCGCCGTTCGAGAAGATATGGCCAAGCTCGCCGAGGGACCTCACGTCGTTGTCGGTACCCCCGGTCGAGTCTTCGACATGATCAACCGAGGTGCCCTCAAATCAGATGCCGTCAAGATGTTCTGTCTCGATGAAGCCGATGAAATGCTTTCTACCGGATTCAAAGACTCCATCTAcgacatcttccaacttctcccTGCTGAGACTCAAGTCGTCCTCCTTTCCGCTACCATGCCCCCTGAAGTTCTCGATGTCACCAAGAAGTTCATGAGAGACCCTATCAGAATCTTGGTAAAGAAGGATGAACTTACCCTCGAAGGTATTAGGCAATTCT ACATCGCCgtcgagaaggaagaatggaaacTCGACACCCTCTGTGATCTTTACGAAACCGTCACCATCACCCAAGCCGTTATCTTCTGCTCTACTCGAAGAAAGGTCGACTGGTTGACTCAAAAACTCCACGAGAGAGAATTCACCGTATCTGCCATGCACGGTGATATGGACCAAGCTCAACGAGAGGTCATCATGAAGGAATTCAGATCAGGTTCATCCCGAGTCTTGATCGCCACTGACTTGCTCGCTCGAGGTATCGACGTCCAACAAGTTTCCTTGGTCATCAAC TACGATCTCCCAGCTTCCAAAGAAAACTATATCCACAGAATCGGTAGAGGTGGTCGATTCGGTAGAAAAGGTGTGGCCATCAACTTTGTCACTCAAGATGACGTCAAGATGCTCAGAGAAATTGAAACTTACTACAACACTCAAGTTGATGAGATGCCTCTCAACGTAGCTGATCTTATTTAA
- a CDS encoding phosphoglycerate dehydrogenase, producing the protein MSSSVPVPGRRTSVSASDPPNFIPIPTNTRGIPTTSFGAQSPPAAATGLSGSFSTSPSMSSHVRGGSGSVGSVFHGMARQLTAFLPVTYPLEEEPEKRQGKTKVLLLENINLDAAQFLKNQGFEVDHVTKAWSEDELISKLHQYQAIGIRSKTKITQKVIDANPQLLVIGCFCIGTNQVDLEHAARRGIAVFNSPYANSRSVAELVISEIIALSRQIVDRTHEMRAGIWNKLSKNCWEIRGKTLGIVGYGHIGSQLSVLAESFGMQVIYYDVIPIMPLGTARQVDSLDDLLSKADFVTLHVPEIPDTINMIGEAQFNQMKTGSFFINNARGKVVDLPALAQALESKHLAGAAVDVFPKEPGSNGPGFNETLGDFIPRLRNCANLIMTPHIGGSTEEAQRAIGSEVSNALYRYLTYGTSLGSVNFPEVDLRAITTNDERHIRVCHVHRNEPGVLKQINNILADHNIEKQFSDSKGDIAYLMADISGVGQEEVEGIYNGIKNTRANILTRLLCESTRFC; encoded by the exons ATGTCCTCCTCGGTACCTGTTCCAGGTCGAAGAACCTCTGTGTCAGCGTCCGATCCTCCCAACTT CATTCCAATCCCAACCAACACCCGAGGTATCCCCACAACCTCATTCGGCGCTCAATCTCCTCCTGCCGCGGCTACAGGCCTCAGCGGATCATTCTCCACCTCCCCATCTATGTCCAGCCATGTGAGAGGAGGATCAGGTTCAGTCGGATCGGTCTTCCACGGTATGGCTAGACAGTTGACAGCTTTCTTACCTGTCACCTATCCCCTCGAGGAAGAACCTGAAAAGAGACAAGGTAAAACCAAGGTCCTGTTGTTGGAGAATATCAATTTGGATGCGGCTCAGTTCCTGAAGAATCAAGgcttcgag GTCGACCACGTCACCAAAGCCTGGTCGGAGGACGAACTCATCTCCAAATTACATCAGTACCAAGCTATCGGTATCAGAtccaagaccaagatcacTCAAAAAGTCATCGACGCCAACCCTCAG CTTCTCGTCATCGGTTGTTTCTGTATCGGTACCAACCAAGTCGACCTCGAACACGCCGCTCGAAGAGGTATCGCAGTATTCAACTCTCCTTATGCCAACTCCCGATCTGTCGCCGAATTAGTGATTTCCGAAATCATCGCTTTGTCCAGACAAATCGTGGATCGAACTCACGAGATGCGAGCAGGTATCTGGAACAAGCTTTCCAAGAACTGTTGGGAGATCCGAGGAAAGACATTAGGTATAGTTGGATATGGACATATCGGATCTCAATTATCCGTCTTGGCCGAATCGTTCGGTATGCAAGTCATCTACTACGATGTCATTCCTATTATGCCATTGGGTACAGCAAGACAAGTGGATTCCTTAGATGATCTGTTGTCCAAAGCGGATTTCGTCACTCTTCATGTTCCCGAAATCCCCGATACGATCAATATGATTGGTGAAGCTCAATTCAACCAGATGAAAACCGGttcattcttcatcaacaatgCCAGAGGAAAGGTCGTCGACCTACCTGCCTTAGCTCAAGCATTGGAATCCAAACATCTTGCTGGAGCTGCTGTTGACGTGTTCCCTAAAGAACCTGGATCAAATGGACCTGGATTTAACGAGACTCTGGGTGACTTCATCCCTAGATTGAGGAATTGTGCGAACTTGATCATGACGCCGCATATTGGAGGATCGACCGAGGAAGCTCAACGTGCGATTGGATCAGAAGTGTCAAATGCCCTGTATAGGTATCTGACCTATGGTACAAGTTTGGGATCTGTCAATTTCCCCGAAGTGGACTTGAGGGCAATCACAACGAATGACGAGAGACATATTCGAGTCTGTCATGTGCACAGGAACGAACCTGGTGTGTTGAAGCAGATCAACAATATCTTGGCCGATCACAATATCGAAAAGCAATTCTCGGATTCTAAAGGTGATATCGCGTATCTGATGGCGGATATCTCGGGTGTAGGTcaagaggaagtagaaggtATTTATAATGGTATCAAGAATACTCGAGCGAATATCTTGACTAGGTTGCTTTGTGAGTCTACTCGATTCTGTTAG